A section of the Phaseolus vulgaris cultivar G19833 chromosome 8, P. vulgaris v2.0, whole genome shotgun sequence genome encodes:
- the LOC137825246 gene encoding uncharacterized protein: MEVDAAGRDDTWITPYQRYLADGVLPLEPTEAKRIKKSSSKFTLIDGDLFRFWFTDPVLVCVHREQCMRIMSELHEGICGSHVGGRALAGRVLHAGYYWPTLREDCVGYAQRCK, translated from the coding sequence ATGGAAGTTGACGCTGCTGGAAGGGatgacacgtggataacgccgtACCAGCGGTATTTGGCGGATGGGGTGCTCCCGCTGGAGCCAACGGAGGCAAAGAGGATAAAGAAAAGCTCGAGCAAATTCACTCTCATCGATGGGGATCTCTTCAGGTTCTGGTTCACCGATCCGGTGTTAGTGTGCGTGCACAGGGAGCAGTGCATGAGGATTATGtcagagctccacgagggaaTATGTGGGAGCCACGTCGGCGGTCGCGCCTTGGCGGGTAGAGTTCTCCATGCAGGGTACTATTGGCCAACGCTGAGGGAAGATTGTGTGGGCTATGCTCAGCGTTGCAAGTAG
- the LOC137825244 gene encoding uncharacterized threonine-rich GPI-anchored glycoprotein PJ4664.02-like — protein sequence MFKVTGITAGSVRLSHNTSTACKTSNASNTNTPSNTSTARNTSTTRKTSNISNTSTVSNTITASITNNTSYAITAKNTTSTASNPSIAYNPSITSNSNTASASTASTASNTSTTNNNSTASNTSTASNTSIPILLVIMKNTSTATNTSTASNTSNTSTASNSSISSNTSNTRTASNTSNTSTSTNSNTASNTNTGSNTKTASTASNNSTARNTSTASNTSIPSNNSTTCFTSTDSNTSSASNNSTASNNSAASNTSTVRNTYVVSTTNNTISASNTSIVCNNSTVSNTCTTSNSSTARNTNTARNTSTASKTSNKSTASKTCNISTASNTSTTSNTSTASNNSTVSNTCTTCNNSTTSNTSTASNTSNTSTASTISNTSTASNNIIVSNTCTTSYTSTASNTSTANNTSTASTTSNTNAASNTSTASTTSNTRTASNTTSTTSTGSNTSTDSITSTASNASNTSTASNTSTACHTTNTSTASNTSTAITSNTINGINTTNSSTARNTSTASTTSTVSNTSVTRKTSTASNTSTASTTSTASNTSNTSTASNTTSSSSNTSTASNNTSTANNTTTIASHTSTASNSSTISKTSIVSNTSTASNTRTARNTTTASNTRTASTSNNTSTASIVSNASTASNASTANNTGSLSNTNTASNNSSSNNTSTTLNTSTSSNTSNTSTASNTGTARNTSTAKNTSTARKTSIASNTSIARTARNTSTVSNTSTARNSSIATNTCNTSTAINTSNTSTASNNNTASNTSIGSNTSTARNSNTASTASTAYCYTARNSNTASTANNAGTARNTSTAKNTSTARKTSIASNTSIATSNTRTASNTRTASNTSTASKSSSAINTSNTSSAINTSNTSTAINTSNTSTASTASNTSTSSNTSTARNTRTASNTTTIITLDNTIKPCNASNTSTASNTSTASTISNTSTGSTTRTASNTSTTSNTSTPSNTSSTSNTSTASNTSNTRNTSNASITSNTSTARNTGTTRNTSIVCNTSTAGNTSTVGNTSTVSNTSTASTVCNTNTVSNTSTASTFSNTSTASNTSTASNTSNTRNTSNASTASNTSTARNTGTTRNTSTVGNTSTAVLLVLNASTASNASTTSNTGNASNTSTSSNTCTAINTSIFSKTSSASNTSNASNASNTSTVSTVSNTSSASSASNTSTSSKTRTVSNTRTASNTSTTSNASNNSTASNTSTANNTSNARNTSTARNTTTASTARITGTSSNTSTASTSSNTSTASTVSNTSTASNASTACNASTSSIASSTFSNIGIASNTSTATNTSTSSNTSTASNTGTASNIGTASNTSTVSNASSASNTSTASNTNTASNTSTAITARNTSTVRNTSTVSTASNTSTASTADNISTFSNTSTASNNSSTASIASTASIASTASNTSTASNTSTASNTTTACTASNTTTASTASNTSTASNTSTARNSSTGLQEAMEELLRANERLCRGGHHNVGHHDINEPEQFIPPKGYSAPFSQPILETKTKGGVVMVVERPSLSDSPMEVGPLGATPTGATPREDSPVGERGGDASPMEEVSEGASLGEANEAVTTKKGSGDQPENNVVERQIGGRIFKLGRLLSQEEQYAVAAVIARHLDAFAWSASDMPGIDPDFLCHHLTMDTKVRPIRQRRRKFNK from the exons ATTACGGCGGGTAGCGTAAGACTCTCACA taatactagtactgcctGTAAAActagtaatgctagtaatactaatactcctagtaatactagtactgctcgTAATACTAGTACAACTAGAAAGACTAGTAATAtaagtaatactagtactgttagtaataccATAACTGCTAGTATTACTAATAATACCAGTTATGCTATTACTGCTAAGAATactactagtactgctagtaatccTAGCATTGCTTATAATCCTAGTATTACTAGTAATTCTAATACTGCTAGTGCTAGTAcagctagtactgctagtaatactagtacaactaataataatagtacagctagtaatactagtactgctagtaatactagtatacCAATACTGCTAGTAATAATG AaaaatactagtactgctactaatactagtactgctagtaatactagtaatactagtactgctagtaattcTAGTAtttctagtaatactagtaatactcgTACTgcaagtaatactagtaatacaaGTACTAGTACTAATAGtaatactgctagtaatactaatacTGGTAGTAATACCAAGACTGCTAGTACGGCTAGTAACAATAGTACTGCTAGAAATACTAGTAcagctagtaatactagtattcCTAGTAATAATAGTACTACTTGTTTTACGAGTACTGATAGTAATACTAGTAGTGCTAGTAATAATTCTACTGCTAGTAATAATTCtgctgctagtaatactagtactgttagAAATACTTATGTTGTTAGTACTACTAATAATACTATTAGTG ctagtaatactagtattgtttgtaataatagtactgttagtaatacttGTACAACTAGTAATTCTAGTACTGCTAGGAATACTAATACTGCTAGGAATACTAGTACCGCTAGTAAAACTTCTAATAAAAGTACCGCTAGTAAAACTTGTAAtattagtactgctagtaatactagtaccactagtaatactagtactgctagtaataatagtactgttagtaatacttGTACAACTTGTAATAatagtactactagtaatactagtactgctagtaatactagtaatactagtaccgCTAGTACaattagtaatactagtactgctagtaataatattattgttagTAATACTTGTACAACAAGttatactagtactgctagtaatactagtactgctaataATACTAGTACCGCTAGTACAACTAGTAATACTAAtgctgctagtaatactagtaccgCTAGTACAACTAGTAATACTAggactgctagtaatactactaGTACAACTAGTACtggtagtaatactagtactgatagtattactagtactgctagtaatgcaagtaatactagtactgctagtaatactagtactgcttgtCATACtactaatactagtactgctagtaatactagtacagCTA taactAGTAATACTATTAATGGTATTAATACAACTAATTCTAGTACTGCTagaaatactagtactgctagtacaactagtactgttagtaatactagtgtTACTAGAAAAacaagtactgctagtaataccaGTACTGCTAGTAcaactagtactgctagtaatactagtaatactagtactgctagtaatactactaGTAgttctagtaatactagtactgctagtaataatactagtactgctaataATACTACTACTATTGCTAGtcatactagtactgctagtaatagtAGTACTATTAGTAAAACTAGTattgttagtaatactagtactgctagtaatactagaaCTGCTAGAAATACTactactgctagtaatactaggaCTGCTAGTACTTCTAATAATACTAGTACGGCTAGTATTGTGAGTaatgctagtactgctagtaatgctAGTACTGCTAATAATACTGGTTCTTTAAGTAATACTAATACTGCTAGTAATAATAGTTCTTCTAATAATACTAGTACTACTCTTAATACTAGTacttctagtaatactagtaatactagtactgctagtaatactggtACTGCTagaaatactagtactgctaagaatactagtactgctagaaaaactagtattgctagtaatactagtattgctagGACTGCTAGgaatactagtactgttagtaatactagtactgctagaaaTAGTAGTATTGCTACTAATActtgtaatactagtactgctattaatactagtaatactagtactgctagtaataataatactgccagtaatactagtattggtagtaatactagtactgctagaaaTTCTAATactgctagtactgctagtactgcttactgcta tactgctagaaaTTCTAATACTGCTAGTACTGCTAATAATGCTGGTACTGCTagaaatactagtactgctaagaatactagtactgctagaaaaactagtattgctagtaatactagtattgcta ctagtaatactagaacagctagtaatactagaactgctagtaatactagtactgctagtaaaaGTAGTAGTGCtattaatactagtaatactagtagtgctattaatactagtaatactagtactgctattaatactagtaatactagtactgctagtactgctagtaatactagtacttctagtaatactagtactgctaggaATACTAGAACTGCTAGTAACACTACAACAATTATTACTTTAGACAACACCATAAAACCGTG taatgctagtaatactagtactgctagtaatactagtactgctagtactattagtaatactagtactggtAGTACTACTAgaactgctagtaatactagtacgactagtaatactagtactcctagtaatactagttctactagtaatactagtactgcaagtaatactagtaatactcgTAATACTAGTAACGCTAGTattactagtaatactagtactgctagaaaTACTGGTACTACTAGAAATACTAGTATTGtttgtaatactagtactgctggtaatactagtactgttggtaatactagtactgttagtaatactagtactgctagtactgTTTGTAATACTAatactgttagtaatactagtactgctagtacttttagtaatactagtactgctagtaatactagtactgcaagtaatactagtaatactcgTAATACTAGTAacgctagtactgctagtaatactagtactgctagaaaTACTGGTACTACTAGAAATACTAGTACTGTTGGAAATACTAGTACTGctg tactgctagtact taatgctagtactgctagtaatgctagtactactagtaatactGGTAATGCTAGTAATACGAGTACTTCTAGTAATACTTGTACTGCTATTAATACTAGTATTTTTAGTAAAACTAGTAGTGcgagtaatactagtaatgctagtaatgctagtaatactagtactgttagtactgttagtaatactagtagtGCTAGTagtgctagtaatactagtacttctaGTAAAACTAGaactgttagtaatactaggactgcaagtaatactagtactactagtaatgctagtaataatagtactgctagtaatactagtactgctaataatactagtaatgctaggaatactagtactgctagaaaTACAACTACTGCTAGTACTGCTAGAATTACTGGTacttctagtaatactagtactgctagtacttctagtaatactagtactgctagtactgttagtaatactagtactgctagtaatgctAGTACTGCTTGTAATGCTAGTACTTCTAGTATTGCTAGTAGTACTTTTAGTAATATTGgtattgctagtaatactagtactgctactaatactagtacttctagtaatactagtactgctagtaatactggtactgctagtaatattggtactgctagtaatactagtactgttagtaatgCTAGTagtgctagtaatactagtactgctagtaatactaatactgctagtaatactagtactgctattACTGCTAGgaatactagtactgttaggaatactagtactgttagtactgctagtaatactagtactgctagtactgcTGATAATATTAGTACttttagtaatactagtactgctagtaataatagtagtactgctagtattgctagtactgctagtattgctagtactgctagtaatactagtactgctagtaatactagtactgctagtaatactactaCTGCctgtactgctagtaatactactactgctagtactgctagtaataccagtactgctagtaatactagtactgctagaaattctagtact GGATTGCAAGAAGCAATGGAGGAACTCCTCCGCGCAAATGAAAGGTTGTGCCGTGGAGGGCACCACAATGTAGGGCATCACGACATAAATGAGCCTGAGCAATTTATTCCACCAAAGGGGTATTCCGCACCGTTCTCACAGCCAATACTGGAGACAAAGACGAAGGGAGGCGTGGTCATGGTGGTTGAACGACCATCCCTTTCAGATTCCCCAATGGAGGTAGGGCCCTTGGGAGCCACACCGACAGGGGCGACGCCTAGAGAAGATTCGCCCGTAGGGGAAAGAGGTGGCGACGCCTCGCCGATGGAGGAGGTATCCGAGGGGGCCTCGCTCGGAGAAGCCAACGAGGCGGTGACTACAAAAAAAGGTAGTGGAGACCAACCAGAGAACAACGTGGTGGAGAGACAGATTGGCGGGAGGATATTCAAGCTAGGGCGCTTGTTGAGCCAGGAGGAACAGTATGCAGTAGCAGCAGTGATTGCGCGCCATCTAGAtgcgttcgcatggtccgcctccgacatgccaggcatcgacccagacTTTTTATGCCACCACCTCACCATGGACACCAAGGTCCGGCCTATACGACAGAGGCGGAGGAAGTTCAACAAGTAA
- the LOC137825245 gene encoding uncharacterized protein: MTNLPIQKVLQKPNVAGRMVCWAVELSEFDIQYEPRGSIKGQVYADFVAELSPGGDPQEMELGLQWMLSVDGSSNQQGSGARIILERPNGVLIEQALCFTFKASNSQAEYEALIAGMLLAKEMGAQSFLAKSDSQLATGQVIGEYQAKDPHMAAYLRYVEMLKGAFTTFELVHVPREQNARADLLAKLASSSKGGRQRIVIQEMLKTP, encoded by the coding sequence atgacgaatcTCCCCATCCAAAAAGTACTTCAGAAGCCgaatgtagctgggaggatggtttgttgggcagtggagctgtcagagtttgacatccagtatgaacccaggggatccatcaaagggcaagtctatgcAGATTTCGTGGCAGAACTCTCACCAGGAGGAGACCCTCAGGAGATGGAGTTAGGGTTACAGTGgatgctctcggtggatgggtcctccaaccaGCAGGGGAGTGGCGCTAGAATAATCTTGGAGCGGCCTAACggagtgttgatcgagcaagcctTATGCTTCACCTTCAAGGCAAGCAATAGCCAAGCAGAGTACGAGGCGCTGATTGCGGGGATGCTGTTGGCCAAAGAAATGGGCGCTCAAAGCTTCTTGGCGAAGAGTGATTCCCAGTTGGCCACAGGACAAGTAATAGGGGAGTACCAGGCAAAGGATCCGCATATGGCTGCGTACTTGAGGTACGTCGAAATGTTGAAGGGAGCCTTCACTacgtttgagctggtgcatgtccctagagaacaaaatgccagagctgacctgcttgccaagctggccagctcaagcaaggggggaaggcagaggataGTCATCCAAGAGATGCTCAAAACGCCGTGA